A window of Tautonia plasticadhaerens contains these coding sequences:
- a CDS encoding xanthine dehydrogenase family protein molybdopterin-binding subunit: protein MKAPETAYVGRPISRVDGRAKVTGAAKYAAEYNVPGLAHGYVISGAIARGKIRAIDAGEALKLDGVIEVLTHENRMRLPWFDRNYYDEVAPAGSPFRPLYDNTIQYSGQPIALVVAETFELARYAASLVRVEYDAEPHETSLEQHLDRAREPNTNKTGYIPPKSRGHAERALASAAFKVDETYTLPVEHHNPMEMFGSTAVWDGGGKITVYDKTQGSQNVRDYLMKVFKLSEGEIRVLSPFVGGAFGSGLRPQYQVFLAVLAAKQLGRSVRVTLTRQQMFSFGHRPAVVQRVALGAAPDGTLEAIIHTGTAETSRHEDYVENMVLWSGLLYRCDNVMLDHKVTQLDLPTPIDMRAPGAATGVFALESAMDELAVSLGMDPAELRLKNYADVDGSSGKPFSSKELRACYAQAAERFGWSRRNPEVGSMREGDALIGWGMASGVWEAQQGSAAARAVLTADGTLTVSSATADIGTGTYTVMTQLAAEALGLPIDDVTFLLGDSALPTSPVEGGSWTAATIGTAVHDACLAVRRRVLELARSVDGSPLAAASIDDVTFADGQVRLAHDPYRGVPIVEAMRQGKVDVIEEQVQAKPDSSKQKPFARYTHSAIFVEVKVDKDLGMALVPRVVIAVAAGTILNPKTAGSQVLGGVVMGIGMALEEESVLDHRLGRFMNHDYAEYHVPVHADVGPIDVIFVEEHDEVASPIGVKGLGEIGIVGVAAAVANAVYHATGRRIRDLPITPDKLL, encoded by the coding sequence ATGAAGGCACCGGAGACGGCCTACGTCGGGCGGCCGATCAGCCGCGTCGACGGCCGCGCCAAGGTCACCGGCGCGGCGAAGTACGCCGCCGAGTACAACGTCCCGGGCCTGGCCCACGGGTACGTCATCTCCGGCGCCATCGCCCGGGGCAAGATCAGGGCGATCGACGCCGGTGAGGCGTTGAAGCTCGACGGGGTGATCGAGGTCCTCACGCACGAGAACCGGATGCGCCTCCCGTGGTTCGACCGTAATTACTACGACGAGGTCGCCCCGGCGGGCTCGCCCTTCCGGCCGCTCTACGACAACACGATCCAGTACAGCGGCCAGCCGATCGCCCTGGTCGTCGCCGAGACGTTCGAGCTGGCCCGATACGCGGCCTCGCTCGTGCGGGTCGAGTACGACGCCGAGCCGCACGAAACGTCGCTGGAGCAACACCTCGACCGAGCCCGCGAGCCGAACACGAACAAGACCGGCTACATTCCCCCGAAGTCCCGGGGGCACGCCGAACGGGCGTTGGCCTCGGCCGCGTTCAAGGTCGACGAGACGTACACCCTGCCCGTCGAGCACCACAACCCGATGGAGATGTTCGGCTCGACGGCCGTCTGGGACGGCGGCGGCAAGATCACCGTCTACGACAAGACGCAGGGGTCCCAGAACGTCCGCGACTACTTGATGAAGGTCTTCAAGCTCTCCGAGGGCGAGATCCGCGTCCTCTCGCCGTTCGTCGGCGGGGCGTTCGGCTCCGGCCTGCGGCCGCAATACCAGGTGTTCCTGGCGGTCCTGGCGGCGAAGCAGCTGGGGCGATCGGTGCGGGTGACGCTCACGCGCCAGCAGATGTTCTCCTTCGGCCACCGGCCCGCGGTGGTGCAGCGCGTGGCCCTGGGGGCCGCGCCCGACGGGACGCTGGAGGCGATCATCCATACGGGGACCGCCGAGACCTCCCGGCACGAGGACTACGTGGAGAACATGGTCCTCTGGTCGGGCCTGCTCTACCGCTGCGACAACGTGATGCTCGACCACAAGGTCACGCAGCTCGACCTCCCGACGCCGATCGACATGCGCGCCCCCGGGGCCGCGACGGGCGTCTTCGCCCTGGAATCGGCCATGGACGAGCTGGCGGTCTCGCTCGGCATGGACCCGGCCGAGCTTCGCCTGAAGAATTACGCCGACGTCGATGGCAGCTCCGGCAAGCCGTTCTCCAGCAAGGAGCTGCGCGCCTGCTACGCGCAGGCCGCCGAGCGGTTCGGGTGGTCGCGTCGCAACCCCGAGGTCGGCTCGATGCGCGAGGGGGACGCCCTCATCGGCTGGGGCATGGCCTCGGGCGTCTGGGAGGCCCAGCAGGGCTCGGCCGCCGCGAGGGCCGTGCTGACGGCCGACGGCACGCTGACCGTCTCCAGCGCCACGGCCGACATCGGGACCGGCACCTACACGGTGATGACCCAGCTCGCCGCCGAGGCCCTCGGCCTGCCGATCGACGACGTGACGTTCCTCCTGGGCGACTCCGCCCTTCCGACCTCCCCGGTCGAGGGCGGCTCGTGGACCGCCGCGACGATCGGGACCGCGGTCCACGACGCCTGCCTGGCGGTCCGCAGGCGTGTCCTCGAGCTGGCCCGATCGGTCGACGGCTCGCCGCTGGCCGCCGCCTCGATCGACGACGTGACCTTCGCCGACGGCCAGGTCCGCCTCGCCCACGACCCCTACCGCGGCGTCCCCATCGTCGAGGCGATGCGGCAGGGCAAGGTCGACGTCATCGAGGAGCAGGTGCAGGCCAAACCGGACTCGTCGAAGCAGAAGCCCTTCGCCAGATATACGCACTCCGCGATTTTCGTGGAGGTGAAGGTGGACAAGGATCTGGGCATGGCCCTCGTCCCCCGGGTGGTCATCGCGGTCGCCGCCGGGACGATCCTGAACCCGAAGACGGCGGGGAGCCAGGTGCTCGGCGGGGTCGTGATGGGCATCGGGATGGCGCTGGAGGAGGAGAGCGTCCTCGACCACCGTCTCGGCCGGTTCATGAACCACGACTACGCCGAGTACCACGTACCGGTCCACGCCGACGTCGGCCCCATCGACGTGATCTTCGTGGAGGAGCACGACGAGGTCGCCAGCCCGATCGGCGTGAAGGGGCTGGGGGA
- a CDS encoding FAD binding domain-containing protein, with amino-acid sequence MNPFLFVRVDDVASAVGEATRGDGTRFIGGGTNLLDLMKAGVERPVRLVDVNGLPLHEVAEHDGGLRIGALVTNADVAAHPLVELRYPLLAEAILAGASPQLRNMATTGGNLLQRTRCYYFYDVATPCNKRDPGAGCSAIDGFNRNHAILGTSEHCIATHPSDMCVALAALEAVVQVEGPSGARSIPLAEFHRLPGDSPQIDSNLGPGELITAVELPAKGFPDHHAYVKARDRHSYAFALASAAAALEIDGGRIAEARLALGGVAHKPWRVAEAEALLRGQQPDDDAFRRAAEAALTGAAGFGHNTFKIELARRVIVRALRRAAGIGRSS; translated from the coding sequence ATGAACCCCTTCTTGTTCGTGCGCGTCGACGACGTGGCCTCGGCCGTGGGCGAGGCGACGCGGGGCGACGGCACGCGGTTCATCGGAGGCGGGACGAACCTGCTCGACCTGATGAAGGCGGGGGTCGAGCGACCCGTCCGGCTGGTCGACGTCAACGGCCTCCCGCTGCACGAGGTGGCGGAGCACGACGGCGGCCTTCGAATCGGGGCGTTGGTCACGAACGCCGACGTGGCCGCCCACCCGCTGGTCGAATTGCGGTATCCCCTGCTCGCCGAGGCCATCCTTGCCGGCGCCTCGCCCCAGCTCCGCAACATGGCAACCACGGGCGGGAACCTCCTGCAACGCACCCGGTGCTACTACTTCTACGACGTCGCCACGCCCTGCAACAAGCGTGACCCCGGGGCCGGCTGCTCGGCGATCGACGGGTTCAACCGCAACCACGCGATCCTCGGGACGAGCGAGCACTGCATCGCCACCCACCCCTCGGACATGTGCGTCGCCCTGGCCGCCCTGGAGGCGGTCGTGCAGGTCGAGGGCCCGTCTGGGGCGCGGTCGATCCCCCTCGCCGAGTTCCACCGCCTGCCCGGCGACTCGCCTCAAATAGATTCGAACCTCGGGCCCGGCGAGCTGATCACGGCCGTCGAGTTGCCCGCGAAGGGGTTCCCCGACCACCACGCCTACGTCAAGGCCCGCGACCGCCACTCCTACGCCTTCGCGCTGGCCTCGGCCGCCGCGGCGCTGGAGATCGACGGCGGCCGGATCGCCGAGGCACGACTGGCCCTCGGCGGCGTGGCGCACAAGCCGTGGCGTGTCGCCGAGGCTGAGGCCCTGCTGCGGGGCCAGCAACCTGACGACGACGCCTTCCGGAGGGCCGCCGAAGCGGCGCTGACGGGCGCCGCCGGCTTCGGCCACAACACGTTCAAGATCGAGCTGGCGAGGCGGGTCATCGTCCGCGCCCTGCGGAGGGCCGCCGGGATCGGGAGGTCCTCATGA
- a CDS encoding (2Fe-2S)-binding protein: MDHRNEDGAPAGAGPSASERCSVVLRVNGVERQLDVAPWTTLLDALREHLDLTGTKKGCDHGQCGSCTVLVDGRRINSCLTLVVMKDGAEVTTIEGLAGPDELHPMQQAFLDRDAYQCGYCTPGQICSALGMIAEGRARSADEIREQMSGNICRCGAYVNILSAVEQAMGEMAGEARR; the protein is encoded by the coding sequence ATGGACCATCGCAACGAGGACGGGGCGCCCGCGGGGGCCGGCCCCTCGGCGTCGGAGCGGTGCTCGGTCGTCCTGCGGGTCAACGGCGTCGAGCGGCAACTCGACGTCGCGCCGTGGACGACGCTGCTGGACGCCCTGCGCGAGCACCTGGACCTGACCGGCACGAAGAAGGGGTGCGATCACGGCCAGTGCGGGTCCTGCACCGTGTTGGTCGACGGCCGTCGGATCAACTCCTGCCTGACGCTCGTCGTCATGAAGGACGGCGCCGAGGTGACGACCATCGAGGGCCTCGCCGGCCCCGACGAGCTGCACCCGATGCAGCAGGCTTTCCTCGACCGCGACGCCTACCAGTGCGGCTACTGCACGCCGGGGCAGATCTGCTCCGCCTTGGGGATGATCGCCGAGGGACGGGCCCGGTCGGCCGACGAGATCCGCGAGCAGATGAGCGGCAACATCTGCCGCTGCGGCGCCTACGTGAACATCCTCTCGGCCGTCGAGCAGGCGATGGGGGAGATGGCGGGGGAGGCACGTCGATGA
- a CDS encoding cytochrome P450, with product MPMIPRDRSPESSIALLRDPYGFIPERCRRHGSDLFEARLFLRRTICMTGREAAALFYDPDRFIRRGAPPGRVQKTLFGRGGVQGLDGEAHRHRKAMFMSLMTPGRIADLAGRTGDEWRRASRRWASRGRVVLYDEASEVLTRAVCAWAGLPLDESEVPKRTRELTALFDQGSLVGPGHWWARVNRKRANAWAGGIIDRVRAGRLDPPESSAAHIIARHRDPGGALLGRHEAAVELLNVLRPTVAIAVYVTFAALALHRHPGCRARLRAGEAGHDEWFVQEVRRFYPFFPAVAARVRHDFEWKGYRFPGGRLVMLDLHGTDHDARLWDDPEEFRPDRFRGREVGPFELIPQGGGDHFRDHRCAGEWITIELTKVAVDLLARRITYRVPGQDLQIERSRLPALPRSRFVIEEAREAG from the coding sequence ATGCCAATGATCCCGCGCGACCGGAGCCCGGAGAGTTCGATCGCCTTGCTCCGGGACCCCTACGGATTCATCCCCGAGCGGTGCCGCCGCCACGGTTCCGACCTCTTCGAGGCCCGGCTCTTCCTGCGGCGGACCATCTGCATGACGGGCCGGGAGGCGGCCGCCCTGTTCTACGACCCCGACCGCTTCATCAGGCGGGGGGCACCGCCCGGTCGGGTTCAGAAGACGCTGTTCGGCCGCGGGGGCGTGCAGGGCCTGGACGGCGAGGCACACCGCCACCGCAAGGCGATGTTCATGTCCCTGATGACCCCGGGACGGATCGCCGACCTCGCCGGCCGGACGGGCGACGAATGGCGACGCGCCTCGCGACGGTGGGCGTCGAGGGGTCGGGTCGTGCTGTACGACGAGGCGAGTGAGGTGCTGACCCGGGCCGTCTGCGCGTGGGCCGGGCTCCCGCTCGATGAGTCCGAGGTCCCGAAGCGGACGAGGGAACTGACCGCGTTGTTCGACCAGGGGAGCCTCGTCGGGCCGGGGCACTGGTGGGCCCGCGTGAACCGCAAGCGGGCAAACGCCTGGGCCGGCGGCATCATCGACCGGGTCCGTGCCGGTCGCCTCGACCCGCCGGAGTCGAGTGCCGCCCACATCATCGCGCGGCATCGGGACCCGGGCGGGGCTCTCCTCGGCCGCCACGAGGCCGCCGTCGAGCTGCTGAACGTCCTGAGGCCGACCGTCGCCATCGCCGTCTACGTCACCTTCGCCGCCCTGGCGCTGCACCGGCATCCGGGCTGCCGGGCGAGGCTCCGGGCCGGCGAGGCCGGCCACGACGAGTGGTTCGTTCAGGAGGTCCGGCGGTTCTATCCCTTCTTCCCCGCCGTCGCGGCTCGGGTGCGGCACGACTTCGAGTGGAAGGGCTACCGATTCCCCGGCGGGCGGCTGGTCATGCTCGACCTGCACGGCACCGACCACGATGCCCGGCTCTGGGACGACCCGGAGGAGTTCCGGCCGGATCGCTTCCGGGGGCGTGAGGTGGGCCCCTTCGAGCTCATCCCGCAGGGCGGCGGCGACCACTTCCGGGACCACCGCTGCGCGGGCGAGTGGATCACCATCGAGCTGACGAAGGTGGCGGTGGATCTCCTCGCCCGGCGGATCACCTATCGGGTGCCGGGGCAGGACCTGCAGATCGAGCGATCGAGGCTCCCGGCCCTGCCGCGGAGCCGGTTCGTCATCGAGGAGGCCCGGGAGGCCGGATGA
- a CDS encoding lactate 2-monooxygenase, with amino-acid sequence MTESNPLLSPGIKRQFQIYEAGLQGRAPAHPISVDELARRAEEVLAPEAFGYLAGGAGAEETMRSNREAFRRRRIVPRMLRDVSRRDTGVEVLGMRLPAPLMLAPIGVQSILHEQAELAVARAAAALGVPMILSTASSRTIEEVAAAMGDAPRWFQLYWPRSDELAASFLRRAEAAGYRAVVVTLDTYLLSWRERDLQHAYLPFLRGEGVANYYSDPVFRAEAGVDPVREPGRAFEHFAHVFSDPSRTWADLARLREATRLPILLKGVLHPDDARRAVDQGAAGVVVSNHGGRQLDGAVAALDALPGVVDAVGDRAAVLFDGGIRRGADVLKAMALGARCVLLGRPYCYGLAVGGEQGVRDVLANLEADIDLTLGLSGCASFAELGRGHLVESRSDPSATVP; translated from the coding sequence ATGACCGAGTCGAACCCCCTCCTCTCGCCGGGAATCAAGCGACAATTCCAGATCTATGAGGCGGGCCTGCAGGGTCGGGCGCCGGCCCACCCCATCTCGGTCGATGAGCTCGCCCGCCGGGCCGAGGAGGTGCTCGCCCCCGAGGCCTTCGGCTACCTGGCCGGCGGGGCGGGCGCCGAGGAGACCATGCGGTCCAACCGCGAGGCCTTCCGCCGCCGTCGGATCGTCCCACGCATGCTCCGCGACGTCTCCCGGCGCGACACCGGCGTCGAGGTGCTTGGGATGCGGCTGCCCGCCCCGCTGATGCTCGCCCCGATCGGCGTCCAGTCGATCCTGCACGAGCAGGCCGAACTTGCCGTCGCCCGCGCGGCCGCGGCGCTGGGCGTCCCGATGATCCTCAGCACCGCGTCGTCGAGGACGATCGAGGAGGTGGCCGCCGCCATGGGCGACGCCCCCCGCTGGTTCCAGCTCTACTGGCCCCGAAGCGACGAGCTGGCCGCCAGCTTCCTCCGGCGGGCCGAGGCCGCCGGCTACAGGGCCGTCGTCGTGACGCTGGATACCTACCTGCTCTCCTGGAGGGAGCGCGACCTCCAGCATGCCTACCTGCCCTTCCTCCGCGGCGAGGGGGTGGCCAACTACTATAGCGACCCGGTCTTCCGGGCCGAGGCCGGCGTCGACCCGGTGCGGGAGCCGGGGAGGGCCTTCGAGCACTTCGCCCACGTGTTCTCCGACCCGTCGCGCACCTGGGCCGACCTGGCGCGGCTGCGCGAGGCGACTCGGCTGCCGATCCTCCTGAAGGGCGTGCTCCACCCCGACGACGCGCGGCGGGCCGTCGACCAAGGGGCGGCCGGCGTCGTCGTGTCCAACCACGGGGGCCGCCAGCTCGACGGGGCGGTCGCGGCCCTGGACGCCCTGCCCGGCGTGGTGGATGCGGTGGGCGATCGGGCGGCCGTCCTGTTCGACGGGGGCATCCGCCGGGGGGCCGACGTGCTCAAGGCGATGGCCCTGGGGGCTCGCTGCGTGCTGCTGGGCCGCCCCTATTGCTATGGCCTGGCCGTGGGCGGCGAGCAAGGGGTCCGGGATGTGCTGGCGAACCTCGAGGCCGACATCGACCTGACGCTCGGCCTCAGCGGCTGCGCCTCGTTCGCCGAGCTCGGCCGAGGGCACCTGGTCGAGTCCCGATCCGATCCGTCGGCGACCGTACCCTGA
- a CDS encoding DNA polymerase yields MSPCALPSGVARLGGDDFPWSVWDGVAPLPGRAVAIDTETELIVPGRVPRLALLTASDRDVTVVVRAEDVGHFVHAHADKDLVGHNLPYDLAVIEAHDPSAAPILAAALDEGRLWDTALLDGLDRLARRGEEPRPRDLGTVARELAGVNLRKDDPYRRRYAELIGRDLADPAIEPGFFSYAVADAIATIWAFESLIDRVLQLALDVHRVPEELVCRYGPLTHHIQLRGAIALEAIGRRGLAVDREQVRRLCAQLDAAFDGHYRELLPSGLFKTKKDGTQIRTAKGQPSQSGARLVEILAGVAREHAAATGEAVELPRAEKGGVSTRAEDWEHLAESSPFVRSWTGLKGTGKLISYARALDADRIYPRYNPIVVTGRTSCSGPNVQQVPKAAGFREAIVASPGHLLLQLDYAAIELRTLAHICEQRYGRSVLADVIRGGIDPHVFTAGRILGLDMEGMVAMKAADPAAFKRARQQAKVVNFGVPGGLGAKTLAAYARSQYGVAMTEDEARRFKEILITETYPELGQYLDSDDLGLLATNLGRGRDEVVARLAGRGKARWLPFRVREVLMGQAADDELVERVWDGLASLNRNPDFRAAIRRREPDEDLVRRLSLAPVATTSGRIRGGVIFCQGRNTPFQCLAADGAKLALCNLHRAGFRTVGFVHDEFLVELPDRGGYVPLAEVRAVESIAIDSMAEVCPGIPIAVESEVGRRWSKEAELVVEGDRVLPWGEAPPRRWPPERSPPNTCGPPTGDHTGECLEDVLPALRPSAVAESPPPAARDGPRAATGRGTGRGPRRVSQRPTGRGTGRPTAGGTRGPDRTGAGPTTGRVSVALGAASRPVAHGSGPFRNREVAAVRTSGRRFTGGRLRSFIAACWCGPRPGRPASDWHPVSTAEWPRTIALVGRGPR; encoded by the coding sequence ATGAGCCCCTGCGCCCTGCCCTCCGGCGTCGCCCGCCTCGGCGGCGACGACTTCCCCTGGTCCGTCTGGGACGGCGTCGCGCCCCTGCCCGGCCGCGCCGTCGCCATCGACACCGAGACCGAGCTGATCGTGCCCGGCCGCGTCCCCCGGCTGGCCCTGCTGACCGCGTCGGACCGCGACGTCACCGTCGTCGTCCGGGCCGAGGACGTCGGCCACTTCGTCCACGCCCACGCCGACAAGGACCTGGTCGGCCACAACCTGCCCTACGACCTCGCCGTGATCGAGGCCCACGACCCGTCCGCCGCCCCGATCCTCGCCGCCGCCCTGGACGAGGGCCGGCTCTGGGACACGGCCCTGCTCGACGGGCTGGATCGGCTCGCCCGCCGCGGCGAGGAGCCCCGGCCGCGTGACCTCGGCACGGTGGCCCGGGAGCTGGCCGGCGTCAACCTCCGCAAGGACGACCCGTACCGCCGCCGCTACGCCGAGCTGATCGGCCGCGACCTGGCCGACCCGGCGATCGAGCCCGGCTTCTTCTCCTACGCGGTGGCCGACGCGATCGCCACGATCTGGGCCTTCGAGAGCCTGATCGACCGGGTGCTGCAGCTCGCCCTGGACGTCCACCGCGTCCCAGAGGAGCTGGTCTGCCGTTACGGGCCGCTGACCCACCACATCCAGCTCCGGGGGGCCATCGCCCTTGAGGCGATCGGGCGCCGAGGCCTGGCCGTCGACCGCGAGCAGGTCCGCCGGCTGTGCGCCCAACTGGACGCGGCCTTCGACGGCCACTACCGGGAGCTGCTCCCCTCGGGCCTGTTCAAGACCAAGAAGGATGGGACGCAGATCAGAACGGCCAAGGGCCAGCCGAGCCAGAGCGGGGCCCGGCTGGTCGAGATCCTCGCCGGGGTCGCCAGGGAGCACGCGGCCGCCACCGGCGAGGCGGTCGAGCTGCCCCGGGCCGAGAAGGGAGGCGTCTCGACCAGGGCCGAGGACTGGGAGCACCTGGCGGAATCCAGCCCGTTCGTCCGCTCGTGGACCGGCCTGAAGGGGACCGGCAAGCTCATCAGCTACGCCAGGGCCCTGGACGCCGACCGCATCTACCCTCGGTACAATCCCATCGTGGTTACCGGCCGCACGTCGTGCTCCGGGCCGAACGTGCAGCAGGTGCCCAAGGCGGCCGGCTTCCGCGAGGCGATCGTCGCCTCGCCCGGCCACCTGCTCCTGCAGCTCGACTACGCCGCCATCGAGCTGCGCACGCTCGCACACATCTGCGAGCAGAGGTACGGCCGCAGCGTGCTGGCCGACGTGATCCGAGGAGGCATCGACCCGCACGTCTTCACCGCCGGCCGCATCCTCGGGTTGGACATGGAGGGCATGGTTGCGATGAAGGCCGCCGACCCGGCAGCCTTTAAGCGTGCGCGGCAGCAGGCGAAGGTCGTGAATTTCGGGGTCCCCGGCGGGCTCGGCGCGAAGACCCTGGCGGCCTACGCCAGGAGCCAGTACGGGGTGGCGATGACCGAGGACGAGGCCCGCCGCTTCAAGGAGATCCTCATCACCGAGACCTACCCGGAGCTGGGGCAGTACCTCGACTCGGACGATCTGGGCCTGCTGGCGACGAACCTGGGGCGCGGCCGCGACGAGGTCGTCGCCCGGCTGGCCGGCCGGGGCAAGGCCCGGTGGCTGCCCTTCCGGGTCCGGGAGGTGCTGATGGGCCAAGCTGCCGACGACGAGCTGGTCGAGCGGGTCTGGGACGGACTCGCGTCGCTCAACCGCAACCCGGACTTCCGGGCGGCGATCCGGCGGCGGGAGCCGGACGAGGATCTGGTTCGGCGGCTGTCCCTGGCCCCGGTGGCCACGACCAGCGGCAGGATCCGCGGCGGCGTCATCTTCTGCCAGGGCCGCAACACCCCCTTCCAGTGCCTGGCGGCCGACGGGGCCAAGCTGGCCCTCTGCAACCTCCACCGCGCCGGTTTCAGGACCGTGGGATTCGTCCACGATGAATTCCTGGTCGAGCTGCCCGACCGGGGCGGCTATGTGCCGCTGGCGGAGGTGCGGGCGGTGGAGTCCATCGCGATCGACTCGATGGCCGAGGTCTGCCCGGGCATCCCGATCGCCGTGGAGTCGGAGGTGGGGCGTCGGTGGTCCAAGGAGGCGGAGCTGGTGGTCGAGGGGGACCGAGTGTTGCCCTGGGGGGAGGCGCCACCCCGGCGGTGGCCGCCTGAACGGAGCCCTCCGAACACCTGCGGCCCGCCGACCGGCGACCACACCGGGGAGTGCCTGGAAGATGTCCTTCCGGCTCTCCGCCCGTCGGCGGTGGCCGAATCGCCCCCGCCGGCGGCACGAGATGGGCCGCGAGCCGCGACGGGCCGGGGGACAGGGAGGGGGCCACGACGGGTGTCGCAACGGCCGACAGGCCGGGGGACGGGTCGGCCGACAGCCGGGGGGACGAGGGGCCCCGATCGGACGGGGGCAGGTCCCACGACGGGGCGAGTCTCGGTCGCGCTGGGGGCAGCGAGCAGGCCGGTCGCGCATGGCAGTGGCCCCTTCCGGAACCGAGAGGTGGCAGCGGTCCGTACTTCCGGGAGAAGGTTCACGGGAGGGCGACTCCGGAGTTTCATCGCAGCATGTTGGTGCGGCCCACGGCCAGGGAGGCCGGCATCGGATTGGCACCCGGTGTCGACGGCCGAGTGGCCCAGAACCATCGCACTCGTTGGCCGAGGTCCGAGATGA
- a CDS encoding AAA family ATPase, with translation MGLRPADCPPHGHVRRPGLGELGTGHPALRRRGLGPRRRGRRRARLRGLLRPGRRRPGRLPGRPGRAGRRGDAAGGPGEGGQEHADGPPDTGVVAGQPWLDEFDTTPCPVLYLDYENRPAYFAGTVRRMLAARGVTAEQARPLLHVVDQDKLRKNGTPLRSSYVIAKVEEIKARGVHATGILVIDTLIAAFGRRFADSSLLNNSVDVSQVTDDLRAIAAATGWAVVLICHSSKASSDAMGSAQWQGGVDLILKAGRPEGEEVGELRGRGRGIEPWSREFSLAPGGLVTCRAVGAARQDEQEAARGAREAEDDALFLDAVLPLGADATANVRALIERGQEAGLSKARVLECLKRAEHRGEAESRSGPRRSTLYWRPAPAPAAAG, from the coding sequence GTGGGTCTACGACCGGCGGACTGCCCGCCGCACGGACACGTGCGACGCCCTGGCCTCGGCGAGCTGGGCACAGGCCACCCGGCTCTACGACGCCGCGGCCTCGGCCCGCGACGACGAGGTCGACGACGTGCTCGACTGCGTGGACTTCTTCGCCCGGGCCGACGCCGACCCGGACGTCTTCCTGGTCGACCGGGCCGTGCAGGCCGGCGGGGTGACGCTGCTGGTGGCCCGGGAGAAGGTGGGCAAGAGCACGCTGATGGCCCACCTGACACCGGCGTGGTCGCCGGCCAGCCCTGGCTGGACGAGTTCGACACGACGCCCTGCCCGGTCCTCTACCTGGACTATGAGAATCGCCCGGCGTACTTCGCCGGGACGGTGCGGCGGATGCTGGCGGCCCGGGGCGTCACCGCCGAGCAGGCCCGGCCGCTGTTGCACGTCGTCGACCAGGACAAGCTCCGCAAGAACGGCACCCCGCTGCGGTCCAGCTACGTGATCGCCAAGGTCGAGGAGATCAAGGCCCGCGGCGTCCACGCCACGGGCATCCTGGTCATCGACACGCTCATCGCCGCCTTCGGCAGGCGATTTGCCGACTCGTCATTGTTGAACAATTCTGTGGATGTCAGCCAGGTGACCGATGACCTGCGGGCGATCGCCGCAGCCACCGGCTGGGCCGTGGTGCTGATCTGCCACTCGTCCAAGGCCAGCAGCGACGCGATGGGGTCGGCGCAATGGCAGGGCGGCGTGGACCTGATCCTCAAGGCCGGCCGGCCCGAAGGTGAGGAGGTCGGCGAGCTGCGCGGCCGGGGCCGGGGGATCGAGCCGTGGTCCCGGGAGTTCTCCCTGGCCCCCGGCGGGCTGGTGACCTGCCGGGCCGTCGGGGCCGCCCGGCAGGACGAGCAGGAGGCGGCCCGGGGGGCCCGGGAGGCCGAGGACGACGCGCTGTTCCTCGACGCGGTCCTGCCGCTCGGCGCCGACGCGACGGCCAACGTCCGGGCGCTGATCGAGCGGGGCCAGGAGGCGGGCCTGAGCAAGGCCCGCGTCCTGGAGTGCCTCAAGCGAGCCGAGCACCGGGGCGAGGCCGAGTCCCGCAGCGGTCCCCGGCGGTCCACGCTCTACTGGCGGCCGGCGCCGGCGCCCGCGGCGGCCGGATGA
- a CDS encoding helix-turn-helix domain-containing protein: MNDIVPDGSRGTSPWLTPDEAAAYLRVAPGTIRNWTSAGYIPFSRRGRVVRYHREALDRWLSRGSCPGRSSIAEAGPPGEQYNHDPRPRVLRYSPGLLQATGRARTSVAPGASDSSRLHSHIHRDPRPRRTAVPPPASRSTTTPTRPLTGAPR; this comes from the coding sequence ATGAACGACATCGTCCCCGACGGCTCGCGGGGCACGTCGCCCTGGCTGACGCCCGACGAGGCGGCGGCCTACCTCCGCGTGGCGCCCGGCACCATCCGCAACTGGACGAGCGCCGGGTACATCCCTTTCAGCCGTCGTGGCCGAGTGGTGCGCTACCACCGCGAAGCCCTCGATCGCTGGCTCTCCCGGGGCAGCTGCCCCGGCAGGTCGAGCATCGCCGAGGCAGGGCCTCCGGGTGAGCAGTACAACCACGACCCCCGGCCTCGGGTCCTTCGCTACTCGCCCGGCCTCCTGCAAGCCACCGGTCGGGCACGGACGTCGGTCGCTCCCGGCGCCAGCGACTCCTCTCGCCTCCACTCCCACATTCACCGCGACCCCCGGCCTCGACGCACAGCCGTTCCTCCTCCCGCATCACGATCAACAACCACCCCAACTCGTCCATTGACAGGAGCACCGCGATGA
- a CDS encoding helix-turn-helix domain-containing protein: protein MVATRTKTDPRRRADGAPYTVAEAAERQNVSRSVIYEAIGAGTLRAYAIGRGRSQRRYRIEERDLLAWWASLRVGPEDAGGVIRDHLA from the coding sequence ATGGTGGCAACCAGGACGAAAACGGATCCGAGACGGCGGGCCGACGGGGCCCCCTACACCGTGGCAGAGGCGGCCGAGCGGCAGAACGTCTCGCGCAGCGTAATCTACGAGGCGATCGGCGCCGGCACCCTCCGGGCTTATGCGATCGGCCGGGGCCGCTCCCAGCGCCGCTACCGGATCGAGGAGCGGGACCTGCTCGCCTGGTGGGCCTCGCTGAGGGTCGGCCCCGAGGACGCCGGCGGGGTCATCCGTGATCATCTCGCTTGA